A part of Amycolatopsis lurida genomic DNA contains:
- a CDS encoding gamma-glutamyl-gamma-aminobutyrate hydrolase family protein, giving the protein MASNGSEPLIGLTSYLEPAKFLVWETEAALLHRVYVDGVVAAGGVPVLLPPVSGAHDRLMSAVDALVLVGGADVDPARYGQGQHATTYTRPNRDAFEFGLLRSALDSGKPVLGVCRGLQVLSVALGGTLAQHLPDTLNSGDHQPAPGVFGTTTVTLAEGSRVASILGAETKVPCYHHQAIDRLGDGLVPVGWAADGTIEAAELPGDGFVLGVQWHPEQNPDDIRLFEALVEAAKERA; this is encoded by the coding sequence GTGGCTTCGAACGGCTCTGAGCCCCTGATCGGGCTCACCTCCTATCTGGAGCCCGCGAAGTTCCTCGTCTGGGAGACCGAAGCCGCGCTGCTGCACCGGGTCTACGTCGACGGGGTCGTCGCGGCGGGCGGCGTCCCGGTCCTGCTGCCGCCGGTGAGCGGGGCCCACGATCGGCTGATGTCGGCCGTGGACGCTCTCGTGCTGGTCGGCGGCGCCGACGTCGACCCGGCACGCTACGGCCAGGGGCAGCACGCGACGACGTACACGAGGCCGAACCGGGACGCCTTCGAGTTCGGCCTGTTGCGGTCCGCTTTGGACAGTGGAAAACCGGTGCTGGGCGTGTGCCGCGGGCTGCAGGTGCTCAGCGTCGCGCTGGGTGGCACGCTCGCGCAGCACCTGCCGGACACTTTGAACAGTGGGGATCACCAGCCCGCGCCGGGGGTCTTCGGCACCACTACGGTGACGCTGGCCGAGGGCAGCCGCGTCGCGTCGATCCTCGGCGCCGAGACCAAGGTGCCGTGCTACCACCATCAGGCGATCGACAGGCTCGGTGATGGGCTGGTCCCGGTCGGCTGGGCCGCCGACGGGACCATCGAGGCGGCCGAACTGCCCGGCGACGGGTTCGTCCTCGGCGTCCAGTGGCATCCCGAACAGAATCCCGACGACATCAGGCTTTTCGAGGCACTCGTAGAAGCAGCTAAGGAGCGCGCATGA
- a CDS encoding aldehyde dehydrogenase family protein yields MTTFEVINPATEEVVRSVELTSAEETDAAIARAHAAFPAWRAVAPGDRARLLRRFADAVDADIENLARLEVANAGHTIGNARWEAGNVRDVLTYYSASPERLSGNQIPVPGGVNMTFHEPLGVVGVIVPWNFPMPIAGWGFAPALAAGNTVVLKPAELTPLTAIRLGELAREAGIPEDVFQVLPGKGSVVGQRFVDHPAVRKVVFTGSTEVGKRIMAGCAAQVKRVTLELGGKNANIVFADADLEKAAATAPYGVFDNAGQDCCARSLILVQSSVYEKFMELLEPAVNGVVVGDPRLEVTEMGPLISAGHHAKVSSYVDDSAPVAFRGNAPVGPGYWFAPTVVTPSDLRHPLASDEIFGPVVAVVPFDGEADAVTMANQTEYGLSGSIWTRDVGRAFRVARGVEAGNLSVNSHSSVRYWTPFGGFKQSGLGRELGPDAVDAFTETKNVFISTEE; encoded by the coding sequence ATGACCACGTTCGAGGTGATCAACCCCGCCACCGAAGAGGTGGTGAGGTCGGTCGAACTGACCTCGGCCGAGGAGACCGACGCGGCGATCGCCCGCGCGCACGCGGCGTTCCCCGCCTGGCGCGCGGTGGCCCCCGGCGACCGGGCGCGGCTGCTGCGCCGGTTCGCCGACGCCGTCGACGCCGACATCGAGAACCTCGCCCGGCTGGAGGTCGCCAACGCCGGCCACACGATCGGCAACGCGCGCTGGGAGGCGGGCAACGTCCGCGACGTGCTGACGTACTACTCGGCTTCGCCCGAACGGCTGAGCGGCAACCAGATCCCGGTGCCCGGTGGCGTGAACATGACGTTCCACGAGCCGCTCGGCGTGGTCGGGGTGATCGTGCCGTGGAACTTCCCGATGCCCATCGCGGGCTGGGGGTTCGCGCCCGCGCTCGCCGCCGGGAACACCGTCGTGCTCAAACCCGCCGAGCTCACGCCGCTGACCGCGATCCGCCTCGGCGAACTCGCCCGTGAGGCGGGGATCCCCGAAGACGTCTTCCAGGTGCTTCCCGGCAAGGGCTCCGTGGTGGGGCAGCGCTTCGTGGACCACCCGGCGGTGCGGAAGGTGGTGTTCACCGGCTCCACCGAGGTCGGCAAGCGGATCATGGCGGGCTGCGCCGCGCAGGTGAAGCGGGTGACTCTGGAGCTCGGCGGCAAGAACGCGAACATCGTCTTCGCCGACGCCGACCTGGAGAAGGCCGCGGCCACCGCGCCGTACGGCGTGTTCGACAACGCCGGGCAGGACTGCTGCGCGCGGTCGCTGATCCTGGTGCAGTCGAGCGTGTACGAGAAGTTCATGGAACTGCTGGAACCCGCGGTGAACGGCGTCGTCGTGGGGGATCCGCGGCTGGAAGTGACCGAGATGGGCCCGCTGATCTCGGCGGGGCACCACGCGAAGGTCTCGTCCTATGTGGACGATTCCGCGCCGGTCGCCTTCCGCGGCAACGCGCCCGTCGGCCCCGGATACTGGTTCGCGCCGACCGTCGTCACCCCGTCCGACCTGCGGCATCCGCTGGCGTCGGACGAGATCTTCGGTCCGGTCGTCGCCGTGGTCCCGTTCGACGGCGAGGCGGACGCGGTGACCATGGCCAACCAGACCGAGTACGGCCTGTCCGGCTCGATCTGGACCCGCGACGTCGGCCGCGCCTTCCGCGTCGCGCGCGGCGTCGAGGCCGGGAACCTGTCGGTCAACTCGCATTCGTCCGTCCGGTACTGGACGCCGTTCGGCGGATTCAAGCAGTCGGGACTGGGCCGGGAACTCGGCCCTGACGCCGTCGACGCTTTCACCGAGACCAAAAACGTCTTCATCAGCACGGAGGAATAG
- a CDS encoding 3-oxoacyl-ACP reductase encodes MVQRFEGRVAVITGGSSGIGLATARRLASEGAKVVIGDISAEAGKAAADEVGGLFVQADVTDAEQVEALFQTTVDTFGSVDVAFNNAGISPPEDDSILTTGIDAWEKVQKVNLTSVYLCCKAALPHMQRQGKGSIVNTASFVAVMGAATSQISYTASKGGVLAMSRELGVQFARENIRVNALCPGPVNTPLLKELFAKDPERAARRLVHVPVGRFAEPEEIAAAVAFLASDDASFITASQFLVDGGISGAYVTPL; translated from the coding sequence ATGGTTCAGCGTTTCGAGGGCCGGGTCGCGGTCATCACCGGCGGCAGCAGCGGCATCGGTCTCGCCACCGCGCGGCGGCTGGCGAGCGAGGGCGCGAAGGTCGTCATCGGTGACATCTCCGCCGAGGCGGGCAAGGCCGCGGCCGACGAGGTCGGCGGGCTGTTCGTGCAGGCCGACGTCACCGACGCCGAGCAGGTCGAGGCCCTGTTCCAGACCACTGTGGACACCTTCGGCTCGGTCGACGTCGCGTTCAACAACGCGGGCATCTCCCCGCCCGAGGACGACTCGATCCTCACGACGGGCATCGACGCGTGGGAGAAGGTGCAAAAGGTCAACCTGACCTCGGTGTACCTGTGCTGCAAGGCCGCGCTGCCGCATATGCAACGGCAGGGCAAGGGCTCGATCGTCAACACGGCGTCGTTCGTCGCGGTGATGGGCGCGGCGACGTCGCAGATCTCCTACACCGCGTCCAAGGGCGGAGTGCTGGCGATGAGCCGGGAACTGGGCGTGCAGTTCGCGCGGGAGAACATCCGGGTGAACGCGCTGTGCCCGGGTCCGGTGAACACGCCGCTGCTGAAGGAACTGTTCGCGAAGGACCCCGAGCGGGCGGCGCGGCGGCTGGTGCACGTGCCGGTCGGGCGGTTCGCGGAGCCGGAGGAGATCGCGGCGGCCGTCGCGTTCCTGGCGAGCGACGACGCCTCGTTCATCACGGCTTCGCAGTTCCTGGTGGACGGCGGGATCTCGGGCGCCTACGTCACCCCGCTCTGA
- the gcvP gene encoding aminomethyl-transferring glycine dehydrogenase yields MTSTSFDDRHIGPSESEQAKMLAEVGYGSLDALVQAAVPSAIRVTRDLELPPAASEEDAIAELRALAALNKPMTQMIGLGFHDTVTPAVIRRNVLENPAWYTAYTPYQPEISQGRLEALLNFQTMVSELAGLATANASLLDESTAVAEAVMLMRRASKAKSNKVVLDAECLPQTIAVVRTRAEAMGVEVEVRDLLTGLPEEFFGVVVQYPGASGVLRGAGFYSAISETAKAAGALYTVAADLLALTLITAPGEFGADIAAGSTQRFGVPLGYGGPHAGYMAVRAGLERSLPGRLVGVSVDADGNPAYRLALQTREQHIRREKATSNICTAQVLPAVLAAMYAVYHGPDGLKRIATRVHGLAAGLADALRAAGVEVVHEGFFDTVLARMPGQAEAVVAVARENGINLGPVDADHVRVAVDEVTTPAIIAKVLNAFGIDTPAADASALPAGLGRESDYLTHEVFHSHRSETAMLRYLRSLSDLDYALDRGMIPLGSCTMKLNATTEMEPISWREFAGIHPFAPADQAEGYHTLVEQLSGWLAEVTGYDKVSLQPNAGSQGELAGLLAIRAYHHANGQKEREVCLIPSSAHGTNAASAVMAGMRVVVVKCTAEGNVDLDDLRAKVEAHRDTLSAIMVTYPSTHGVYEHGIDELAKIVHDAGGQVYVDGANLNALLGLAKPGEFGGDVSHLNLHKTFCIPHGGGGPGVGPVAVRAHLAPYLPNHPMLEKAGPETGVGPISAAPYGSASILPISWAYVRMMGAGGLTAATQVAVLAANYVAKRLNQHYPVLYTGQDGLVAHECILDLRGLTKETGVSVDDVAKRLIDYGFHAPTMSFPVAGTLMVEPTESEDLGEIDRFIAAMIAIRAEIDAVAQGKWAADNSPLRNAPHTAETLVGEWDLPYDRELAVYPAGVNRKAKYWPPVRRIDGARGDRNLVCSCPPLNAYEN; encoded by the coding sequence TTGACCAGTACGTCCTTCGACGACCGGCACATCGGCCCCTCGGAGTCCGAGCAGGCCAAGATGCTCGCCGAGGTCGGCTACGGCAGTCTCGATGCCCTGGTGCAGGCCGCCGTGCCGTCCGCGATCCGGGTCACCCGCGACCTCGAACTTCCCCCCGCCGCGTCCGAAGAGGACGCCATCGCCGAGCTTCGCGCGCTCGCCGCGCTCAACAAGCCGATGACCCAGATGATCGGCCTCGGCTTCCACGACACGGTCACCCCGGCGGTCATCCGCCGCAACGTGCTGGAGAACCCGGCCTGGTACACGGCGTACACGCCGTATCAGCCGGAGATCTCGCAGGGCCGTCTCGAAGCCCTCCTCAACTTCCAGACCATGGTCTCCGAGCTGGCCGGGCTCGCCACCGCGAACGCCTCCCTGCTCGACGAGTCCACCGCGGTCGCCGAGGCCGTCATGCTGATGCGCCGCGCGTCCAAGGCGAAGTCGAACAAGGTCGTCCTCGACGCCGAGTGCCTGCCGCAGACCATCGCCGTCGTCCGCACCCGCGCCGAGGCGATGGGCGTCGAGGTCGAGGTCCGTGACCTGCTCACCGGCCTGCCGGAGGAGTTCTTCGGCGTCGTCGTCCAGTACCCGGGCGCTTCCGGTGTGCTGCGCGGCGCGGGCTTCTACTCCGCCATCTCCGAGACCGCGAAGGCCGCCGGCGCGCTGTACACCGTCGCCGCCGACCTGCTCGCCCTCACCCTCATCACCGCGCCGGGTGAGTTCGGCGCCGACATCGCCGCCGGTTCCACCCAGCGCTTCGGCGTCCCGCTCGGTTACGGCGGCCCGCACGCCGGGTACATGGCCGTCCGCGCCGGGCTCGAGCGGTCGCTGCCGGGCCGCCTGGTCGGAGTCTCGGTCGACGCCGACGGCAACCCCGCGTACCGCCTCGCCCTGCAGACGCGTGAGCAGCACATCCGCCGTGAGAAGGCGACCTCCAACATCTGCACCGCGCAGGTGCTGCCCGCCGTACTCGCCGCGATGTACGCGGTCTACCACGGTCCGGACGGTCTCAAGCGCATCGCGACCCGCGTCCACGGACTCGCCGCGGGCCTGGCGGACGCCCTCCGCGCGGCGGGTGTCGAGGTCGTCCACGAGGGCTTCTTCGACACCGTCCTCGCCCGCATGCCCGGGCAGGCCGAAGCGGTCGTCGCGGTCGCGCGCGAGAACGGGATCAACCTCGGCCCGGTCGACGCCGACCACGTCCGCGTCGCCGTCGACGAGGTCACCACGCCCGCGATCATCGCCAAGGTGCTCAACGCGTTCGGTATCGACACCCCCGCCGCCGATGCCAGCGCGCTGCCCGCCGGCCTCGGCCGCGAGAGCGACTACCTGACTCATGAGGTCTTCCACTCGCACCGCTCCGAGACCGCGATGCTGCGCTACCTGCGCAGCCTGTCCGACCTCGACTACGCGCTCGACCGCGGCATGATCCCGCTCGGCTCCTGCACGATGAAGCTCAACGCCACCACCGAGATGGAGCCGATCAGCTGGCGGGAGTTCGCGGGGATCCACCCGTTCGCCCCCGCCGACCAGGCCGAGGGCTACCACACGCTGGTCGAGCAGCTGTCCGGCTGGCTGGCCGAGGTCACCGGCTACGACAAGGTGTCGCTGCAGCCGAACGCGGGCAGCCAGGGAGAGCTCGCCGGCCTACTCGCGATCCGCGCGTACCACCACGCGAACGGGCAGAAGGAGCGCGAGGTCTGCCTGATCCCGTCGTCCGCCCACGGCACGAACGCCGCCTCCGCGGTCATGGCCGGGATGCGCGTCGTCGTGGTGAAGTGCACCGCCGAGGGCAACGTCGACCTCGACGACCTGCGCGCCAAGGTCGAGGCCCACCGCGACACGCTGTCCGCGATCATGGTCACGTACCCGTCCACGCACGGCGTGTACGAGCACGGCATCGACGAGCTGGCCAAGATCGTCCACGACGCGGGCGGCCAGGTCTACGTGGACGGCGCGAACCTCAACGCCCTGCTGGGGCTCGCCAAGCCGGGTGAGTTCGGCGGCGACGTCTCGCACCTGAACCTGCACAAGACCTTCTGCATCCCGCACGGTGGCGGTGGCCCCGGCGTCGGCCCGGTCGCGGTCCGCGCGCACCTCGCGCCGTACCTGCCGAACCACCCGATGCTGGAGAAGGCCGGTCCCGAAACCGGTGTCGGCCCGATCAGCGCCGCACCGTACGGCTCGGCATCGATCCTGCCGATCTCCTGGGCGTACGTCCGCATGATGGGCGCGGGCGGGCTCACCGCCGCGACGCAGGTCGCCGTTCTCGCGGCGAACTACGTGGCCAAGCGGCTCAACCAGCACTATCCGGTGCTCTACACCGGCCAGGACGGCCTGGTCGCGCACGAGTGCATCCTCGACCTGCGCGGGCTCACCAAGGAGACCGGCGTCAGCGTCGACGACGTCGCGAAGCGCCTGATCGACTACGGTTTCCACGCCCCGACCATGTCGTTCCCGGTCGCGGGCACGCTGATGGTCGAGCCGACCGAATCCGAGGACCTCGGCGAGATCGACCGCTTCATCGCCGCGATGATCGCCATCCGCGCGGAGATCGACGCCGTCGCGCAGGGCAAGTGGGCCGCGGACAACAGCCCGCTGCGCAACGCCCCGCACACCGCCGAGACCCTCGTCGGCGAGTGGGACCTGCCGTACGACCGCGAACTGGCGGTGTACCCCGCCGGAGTGAATCGCAAGGCCAAGTACTGGCCTCCGGTGCGCCGCATCGACGGAGCGCGCGGGGACCGTAACCTCGTCTGCTCCTGCCCGCCGCTCAACGCCTACGAGAACTGA
- the gcvT gene encoding glycine cleavage system aminomethyltransferase GcvT, giving the protein MSKETSLHGVHKGLGALFTDFAGWSMPIRYSSELAEHKAVREAAGLFDLSHMAEIEVTGPQAADTLDFALVGNLSGVKPGRARYTMICDENGGVLDDLVVYRLADEKFLVVANAGNADVVAAALAERVSGFDAVVENKSEDVALIAVQGPKAVEILGAVTDADLGALKYYASVPAVVKGHDVLLARTGYTGEDGFELYVPAGEAPAVWRILTDAGEPHGLLPAGLACRDTLRLEAGMPLYGNELSLQLSPFEAGLGRVVKFEKPGDFVGKAALEELSKKDVPRVRVGLKGSGRRAPRHGYTVLAGETEIGEVTSGALSPTLGYPIAMAYVDREHSEPGTELSVDIRGRIEPVEVVALPFYSRA; this is encoded by the coding sequence ATGTCGAAAGAGACGTCCCTGCACGGAGTCCACAAAGGACTGGGTGCGCTGTTCACCGATTTCGCGGGCTGGTCGATGCCGATCCGCTATTCCAGCGAGCTGGCGGAGCACAAGGCGGTCCGCGAGGCCGCGGGCCTGTTCGACCTCTCCCACATGGCCGAGATCGAGGTGACCGGCCCGCAGGCCGCCGACACCCTCGACTTCGCGCTGGTCGGCAACCTGTCGGGCGTCAAGCCGGGCCGGGCGCGCTACACGATGATCTGCGACGAGAACGGCGGCGTGCTGGACGACCTGGTCGTCTACCGCCTCGCCGACGAGAAGTTCCTGGTCGTGGCCAACGCGGGCAACGCCGACGTGGTCGCGGCGGCGCTGGCCGAGCGGGTCTCCGGGTTCGACGCGGTCGTCGAGAACAAGTCCGAGGACGTCGCGCTGATCGCCGTCCAGGGCCCGAAGGCCGTCGAGATCCTCGGCGCCGTCACCGACGCCGACCTGGGTGCGCTCAAGTACTACGCGAGCGTTCCGGCCGTCGTGAAGGGGCACGACGTCCTGCTCGCCCGCACCGGCTACACCGGCGAGGACGGTTTCGAGCTGTACGTCCCGGCCGGTGAGGCTCCCGCCGTCTGGCGCATCCTGACCGACGCGGGCGAGCCGCACGGCCTGCTCCCGGCCGGCCTCGCCTGCCGCGACACCCTCCGTCTCGAAGCGGGAATGCCGTTGTACGGCAACGAACTCAGCCTTCAGCTGAGCCCGTTCGAAGCCGGTCTCGGCCGGGTGGTCAAGTTCGAGAAGCCGGGCGACTTCGTCGGCAAGGCCGCGCTCGAAGAGCTGTCCAAGAAGGACGTTCCCCGCGTGCGTGTCGGGCTCAAGGGCTCCGGCCGCCGCGCCCCGCGCCATGGCTACACCGTCCTGGCGGGCGAGACCGAGATCGGCGAGGTCACCAGTGGTGCCCTTTCGCCGACGCTGGGTTACCCGATCGCCATGGCCTATGTGGACCGGGAGCACTCCGAGCCCGGCACCGAGCTTTCCGTCGACATCCGGGGCCGTATCGAGCCCGTCGAGGTCGTCGCCCTGCCCTTCTACTCCCGCGCCTGA
- the gcvH gene encoding glycine cleavage system protein GcvH, translated as MSIPQDLKYTKEHEWLSVDDGVATVGITAFAAESLGDIVFVQLPSVGDTVTAGEVFGEVESTKSVSELYAPVDGEVVEVNEATTDTPELINSDPYAEGWLLKVRLSGDVPALLDAQAYAVLTQEN; from the coding sequence ATGAGCATCCCCCAGGACCTGAAGTACACGAAGGAACACGAGTGGCTGAGCGTCGACGACGGCGTCGCCACCGTGGGCATCACCGCCTTCGCCGCCGAGTCGCTCGGTGACATCGTGTTCGTCCAGCTTCCCTCGGTCGGCGACACCGTCACCGCGGGCGAGGTGTTCGGCGAGGTCGAGTCGACCAAATCGGTCAGCGAGCTCTACGCACCGGTGGACGGCGAGGTCGTCGAGGTGAACGAGGCCACAACGGACACCCCCGAGCTCATCAACTCGGACCCGTACGCCGAAGGATGGCTCCTGAAGGTGCGTCTGTCCGGCGACGTGCCCGCCCTGCTCGACGCCCAGGCGTACGCCGTCTTGACCCAGGAGAACTGA
- the glyA gene encoding serine hydroxymethyltransferase: MFNAALSDVDPEVAAAVAAELDRQQSTLEMIASENFAPVGVLEAQGSVLTNKYAEGYPGRRYYGGCEHVDVIEQLAIDRAKALFGAEHANVQPHSGAQANAAAMVAVLNPGDTILGLDLAHGGHLTHGMKINFSGKLYNVVAYHVDKETGIVDVEEIERLAKEHKPKLIIAGWSAYPRQLDFAEFRRIADEVGAKVMVDMAHFAGLVAAGLHPSPVPYADIVTTTTHKTLGGPRGGIILCRQELAKKINSAVFPGQQGGPLEHVIAAKAVALKIAASEEFRERQQRVLEGAKILADRLSRTDCTEAGVRVLTGGTDVHLVLVDLVNSTLDGQQAEDRLHSVGITVNRNAVPFDPRPPMVTSGLRIGTPALATRGFGAEDFAEVADVIAEALRPDFDEALRQSLSARVELLAKKHPLYADLNR; the protein is encoded by the coding sequence ATGTTCAACGCTGCCCTGTCCGATGTGGACCCTGAGGTCGCCGCGGCCGTCGCCGCCGAACTCGACCGGCAGCAGTCGACCCTGGAGATGATCGCCTCGGAGAACTTCGCCCCGGTGGGCGTGCTCGAGGCGCAGGGTTCGGTGCTGACCAACAAGTACGCCGAGGGCTACCCCGGCCGCCGCTACTACGGCGGTTGCGAGCACGTCGACGTCATCGAGCAGCTGGCGATCGACCGCGCGAAGGCCCTGTTCGGCGCCGAGCACGCCAACGTCCAGCCGCATTCGGGCGCGCAGGCCAACGCCGCCGCCATGGTCGCGGTGCTCAACCCCGGCGACACCATCCTCGGTCTCGACCTCGCCCACGGCGGGCACCTGACCCACGGGATGAAGATCAACTTCTCCGGCAAGCTGTACAACGTCGTCGCCTATCACGTCGACAAGGAGACGGGGATCGTCGACGTCGAGGAGATCGAGCGCCTCGCCAAGGAGCACAAGCCGAAGCTGATCATCGCCGGGTGGTCGGCGTACCCGCGTCAGCTCGACTTCGCCGAGTTCCGCCGCATCGCCGACGAGGTCGGCGCGAAGGTCATGGTCGACATGGCGCACTTCGCCGGTCTCGTCGCCGCGGGCCTGCACCCGAGCCCGGTGCCGTACGCGGACATCGTCACCACGACCACGCACAAGACCCTCGGTGGCCCGCGCGGCGGCATCATCCTGTGCCGTCAGGAACTCGCCAAGAAGATCAACTCGGCGGTGTTCCCCGGCCAGCAGGGCGGTCCGCTGGAGCACGTCATCGCCGCCAAGGCCGTCGCGCTCAAGATCGCCGCGAGCGAGGAGTTCCGCGAGCGTCAGCAGCGCGTGCTCGAAGGCGCGAAGATCCTGGCCGACCGCCTTTCGCGCACCGACTGCACCGAAGCCGGTGTCCGCGTGCTGACCGGCGGGACCGACGTGCATCTGGTGCTCGTCGATCTGGTCAACTCCACTTTGGACGGTCAACAGGCCGAGGACCGGCTGCACTCGGTCGGTATCACGGTCAACCGCAACGCCGTCCCGTTCGACCCGCGGCCGCCGATGGTCACCTCCGGCCTGCGGATCGGCACCCCGGCGCTGGCGACCCGCGGCTTCGGCGCCGAGGACTTCGCCGAGGTGGCCGACGTCATCGCCGAGGCGCTGCGTCCGGACTTCGACGAGGCCCTGCGCCAGTCGCTGTCCGCCCGGGTCGAACTCCTGGCCAAGAAGCACCCGCTGTACGCGGACCTCAACCGATGA
- the lipA gene encoding lipoyl synthase has protein sequence MSALPEGRKLLRLEVRNAQTPIEKKPPWIKTRARMGPEFTELKGLVKREGLHTVCEEAGCPNIYECWEDREATFLIGGDQCTRRCDFCQIDTGKPAALDRTEPRKVAESVQAMGLRYSTVTGVARDDLEDGGAWLYAETVRQIHALNPGTGVELLIPDFNADPDQLAEVFGSRPEVLAHNVETVPRIFKRIRPGFRYARSLEVITKAREAGLVTKSNLILGMGETPEEVAPAMKDLVDAGCEILTITQYLRPSPRHHPVDRWVKPEEFVEHSKAAEAMGFAGVMAGPLVRSSYRAGRLFAQTKAHRGEALSENLAHLAAEGPAAQEASSLLAR, from the coding sequence ATGAGCGCGCTCCCCGAGGGGCGCAAACTTCTCCGGCTCGAGGTCCGCAACGCGCAGACCCCGATCGAGAAGAAGCCGCCGTGGATCAAGACCCGCGCGCGGATGGGTCCGGAGTTCACCGAGCTCAAGGGACTGGTCAAGCGTGAAGGCCTCCACACCGTGTGTGAGGAGGCCGGTTGTCCCAACATCTACGAGTGCTGGGAAGACCGCGAGGCGACGTTCCTGATCGGTGGTGACCAATGCACGCGGCGCTGTGACTTCTGCCAGATCGACACCGGCAAGCCGGCGGCGCTGGATCGCACCGAGCCGCGCAAGGTGGCGGAGTCGGTGCAGGCCATGGGCTTGCGCTACTCGACGGTGACCGGTGTCGCGCGTGACGACCTGGAAGACGGCGGCGCGTGGTTGTACGCGGAGACCGTGCGCCAGATCCACGCGCTGAACCCGGGAACCGGTGTCGAGCTGCTGATCCCGGACTTCAACGCGGATCCGGACCAGCTGGCCGAGGTGTTCGGGTCGCGGCCTGAGGTGCTGGCGCACAACGTGGAGACGGTGCCGCGGATTTTCAAGCGGATCCGGCCGGGTTTCCGGTACGCGCGGTCGCTGGAGGTCATCACGAAGGCTCGTGAGGCCGGTCTGGTGACGAAGTCGAACCTGATCCTGGGAATGGGCGAGACGCCGGAGGAGGTGGCTCCGGCGATGAAGGACCTGGTCGACGCGGGCTGCGAGATCCTCACCATCACCCAGTACCTGCGGCCGTCGCCGAGGCATCATCCGGTGGACCGGTGGGTCAAACCGGAGGAGTTCGTCGAGCATTCGAAGGCCGCCGAAGCGATGGGCTTCGCTGGTGTGATGGCCGGGCCGCTCGTACGCTCGTCTTATCGGGCCGGGCGTCTGTTCGCGCAGACGAAGGCTCACCGCGGCGAAGCG